The proteins below are encoded in one region of Parvicella tangerina:
- the gldF gene encoding gliding motility-associated ABC transporter permease subunit GldF translates to MKALYLKEIRSFLNSLVGYIAIAVFLTTTGMFLWQFSGPNNILNYGEASLYSFFAIAPYVFMFLIPAITMRSFADEKRNGTIEILLTKPISDIGIILAKFFAGSTLVLFALLPTLVYYYSIIQLGEVKGNIDHASTWGSYTGLFLLGMTFVAIGNFASSITKNQIIAFLLAVLLSFLLYVGFQFFAENFVAPWDLFFIKLSIQEHFEGMQKGVIDSRDVIYYLGTIVLFLFSTKLSLQSRFW, encoded by the coding sequence GTGAAAGCACTTTACCTAAAAGAAATAAGAAGTTTTTTAAATTCCCTTGTGGGGTATATTGCAATAGCTGTATTCCTTACTACCACGGGAATGTTCTTGTGGCAGTTTTCTGGCCCTAACAACATTCTCAATTATGGGGAAGCATCGCTCTACTCTTTCTTTGCAATTGCTCCTTACGTATTCATGTTTCTGATTCCAGCGATTACGATGAGATCGTTTGCCGATGAAAAAAGAAACGGTACTATCGAAATCCTTCTGACTAAACCCATCAGTGATATTGGCATTATCTTGGCCAAATTCTTTGCGGGCAGCACATTGGTTTTATTTGCCCTTCTTCCTACCCTCGTTTATTATTATTCGATCATTCAATTGGGAGAAGTCAAAGGAAACATTGATCATGCCAGCACCTGGGGCAGCTACACCGGGCTATTTTTACTTGGGATGACTTTTGTAGCCATCGGAAACTTCGCATCGAGCATTACCAAGAATCAAATTATTGCTTTCTTGTTAGCTGTTTTGTTAAGCTTTCTTCTTTATGTTGGATTCCAGTTTTTTGCTGAAAACTTTGTAGCACCGTGGGACCTCTTTTTTATCAAGCTGAGTATTCAAGAACATTTTGAAGGAATGCAAAAGGGAGTTATAGACTCCAGAGATGTAATCTACTATTTGGGAACGATCGTA
- a CDS encoding metal-dependent hydrolase — protein MKMTFLGHATIYVEIKGKKILFDPFITPNELAKEIDVNSLEADYIFVSHGHEDHVADVESIAKRTGATIVSNFEIAMWFNGKGCENYHPMNHGGSWDFDFGRVKYVNAVHSSTLPDGSSGGNPGGFVFETDEGNFYYAGDTALTMDMKLIPAQTNLDFAILPIGDNFTMGVDDAILAAGFVGVDKVLAMHFDTFGFIEIDHDQAKAKFKEADIELTILGIGESAEF, from the coding sequence ATGAAAATGACATTCCTCGGACATGCAACTATCTATGTAGAGATCAAAGGAAAGAAAATCCTATTTGACCCGTTTATTACACCGAATGAATTGGCGAAGGAAATTGACGTTAACTCGCTTGAGGCGGATTATATTTTCGTTTCCCATGGTCATGAAGATCATGTTGCGGATGTGGAGTCGATCGCTAAACGGACCGGTGCAACAATTGTTTCTAATTTCGAGATCGCTATGTGGTTTAATGGAAAAGGATGTGAGAACTATCACCCAATGAATCATGGAGGAAGTTGGGATTTTGATTTTGGACGAGTTAAGTATGTAAATGCCGTTCACAGTTCTACTTTGCCAGATGGGTCGAGTGGAGGTAATCCTGGAGGATTTGTATTTGAAACGGATGAAGGTAATTTTTACTATGCGGGAGACACCGCTTTGACCATGGACATGAAGTTGATCCCAGCTCAAACTAATCTGGATTTTGCGATCCTTCCAATTGGAGATAACTTTACGATGGGGGTAGATGATGCCATCTTGGCCGCAGGGTTTGTTGGTGTGGATAAGGTCCTAGCCATGCATTTTGATACGTTTGGTTTTATTGAGATTGATCATGATCAGGCAAAAGCTAAGTTCAAAGAAGCAGATATTGAACTTACGATTTTAGGAATAGGAGAGTCTGCGGAATTTTAA